A genome region from Anastrepha obliqua isolate idAnaObli1 chromosome 4, idAnaObli1_1.0, whole genome shotgun sequence includes the following:
- the LOC129246440 gene encoding spondin-1, whose product MKMQCHLSNKCVLTILLLCLVAFQLAACCTRVPTHLPHGRRSRGDNGYKLIVAEGPNGYVPGETYNVLLLGARTHEKVQHFTHFTITAEAATFGQRAQPASPKRVGRFQLFSDALTKFSDRCVNTVQEAEDLPKTEVQAMWVAPAAGAGCVSISAMVYEGPRAWYSDEGQLTQVICERKTNVHTVKKECCACDEAKYSFVFEGIWSNETHPKDYPFAIWLTHFSDVIGASHEANFSFWGENHIATDGFRFLAEFGSPTALETELRARGPRLRTLIKAAGLWYPNVNTNTSSKFRVDRTHPKVSLVSMFGPSPDWVVGISGVDLCTEDCSWKESLDFDLYPWDAGTDSGISYMSPNTETQPRERMYRITTMYPEDPRAPFYNPKSSEMTPLAKLYIRREKIMSRSCDDHFLEALKLDVSDDVEEQDTRPECQLTAYSDWSPCSVTCGKGIRMRTRQYVNPEVAAAVDCSRQLISKEMCAAAVAECDSQTQDDDDEGENLARATALVTDDGEGVGVCHITNWSEWSECSASCGIGITMRTRTFLNHLGRKRCPHMVTVEKQKCMRPDCKFEEVELPDPMCPTTQWSDWSPCTATCGRGVTIRTRLLLLEDSAVKDNCTKRMELNQQKECKVPQECTINMEMAKEICVEAYDSGPCRGIYKRYAYNREYGRCESFTYGGCRGNRNNFLTESDCINSCGMLRTADSGNPQATVTKVTSEAHQASVYQPVDCVMSEWSNWSECSVSCGTGYSNRSRYVITEPRNGGQPCPKRKVKVRRCTMADC is encoded by the exons atgaaaatgcagTGCCATTTAAGCAACAAGTGCGTCTTGACAATTTTACTGCTCTGTTTAGTGGCATTTCAATTGGCGGCCTGTTGTACGCGTGTACCAACACACCTGCCTCACGGAAGACGTTCACGCGGGGACAATGGATACAAATTAATAGTTGCTGAGGGCCCTAATGGCTATGTGCCGGGCGAGACATATAACG TTTTGCTGCTCGGCGCTCGTACTCATGAGAAGGTTCAGCATTTTACCCACTTCACTATCACCGCGGAGGCCGCCACTTTTGGCCAACGTGCACAACCTGCTAGCCCAAAGCGTGTTGGACGGTTTCAACTCTTTAGTGACGCACTTACGAAATTCAGTGATCGCTGCGTCAATACCGTTCAGGAAGCAGAAGACTTGCCCAAAACTGAAGTACAGGCCATGTGGGTGGCACCTGCAGCGGGTGCAGGTTGCGTTTCAATATCTGCTATGGTTTACGAAGGTCCTCGTGCATGGTACTCGGATGAAGGACAGCTAACACAAGTCATTTGTGAGCGGAAAACCAACGTGCATACGGTGAAAAAGGAGTGTTGTGCTTGTGACGAAGCTAAATATAGC ttcgtttttgagGGCATTTGGTCCAATGAAACACATCCCAAGGATTATCCCTTCGCTATTTGGTTGACACATTTCTCAGATGTGATTGGCGCCTCACACGAGGCGAATTTCTCGTTCTGGGGTGAGAATCATATAGCCACCGACGGGTTTCGCTTCTTAGCTGAATTCGGTTCGCCGACTGCTTTGGAAACGGAACTACGTGCTAGAGGTCCACGTTTGAGAACTCTTATAAAAGCTGCTGGTCTATGGTATCCGAATGTGAATACTAATACTTCTTCGAAATTCCGTGTGGACCGCACACATCCAAAGGTCTCGCTGGTATCTATGTTTG GACCTTCGCCCGACTGGGTTGTCGGCATTAGCGGTGTTGATTTGTGCACCGAAGATTGTTCGTGGAAAGAATCATTAGACTTTGATCTCTATCCATGGGATGCGGGCACCGACAGTGGCATCAGCTACATG TCACCCAATACAGAAACGCAGCCGCGAGAGCGGATGTATCGCATTACCACCATGTACCCCGAGGATCCACGTGCACCATTTTATAACCCAAAAAGCAGCGAAATGACGCCGTTGGCTAAATTATATATTAGGCGAGAGAAAATTATGTCCCGAAGCTGTGATGACCATTTCTTGGAAGCTTTAAAATTGGATGTATCTGACGATGTTGAAGAGCAGGATACAAGGC CCGAATGTCAGTTGACTGCCTACAGCGATTGGAGCCCTTGTTCTGTCACCTGCGGTAAAGGCATTCGTATGCGTACGCGTCAATATGTGAATCCCGAAGTGGCTGCTGCTGTTGATTGTTCACGCCAGTTGATTTCGAAGGAAATGTGTGCAGCTGCTGTAGCTGAATGCGA TAGTCAGACACAGGACGATGACGACGAGGGTGAGAACTTGGCACGAGCTACCGCTTTAGTAACGGATGATGGCGAAGGGGTTGGCGTATGTCATATCACAAATTGGAGCGAGTGGTCCGAATGTTCTGCTAGTTGCGGTATTGGTATTACAATGCGCACGCGTACATTCCTCAATCACCTTGGGCGCAAACGTTGTCCACATATGGTTACAGTTgagaaacaaaaatgtatgcGGCCAGATTGTAAATTCGAAGAGGTGGAATTGCCCGATCCAATGTGTCCAACCACACAGTGGAGTGATTGGAGTCCGTGCACGGCCACATGTGGGCGTGGTGTTACCATACGTACGCGACTTTTGCTGTTAGAGGATAGCGCGGTGAAGGATAACTGTACTAAGCGTATGGAGTTAAATCAACAAAAGGAATGTAAGGTACCACAAGAGTGCACCATTAACATGGAGATGGCTAAGG aaaTTTGTGTGGAGGCTTACGACAGTGGCCCTTGTCGTGGTATATACAAACGTTATGCCTACAATCGGGAATATGGGCGTTGTGAGAGTTTCACCTATGGTGGGTGTCGTGGTAATCGTAACAACTTCCTTACCGAGAGTGACTGCATAAATTCCTGTGGCATGTTAC GAACCGCAGATTCTGGCAATCCTCAAGCTACGGTCACAAAAGTTACATCGGAAGCACATCAGGCCTCGGTCTACCAACCTGTGGATTGTGTAATGTCAGAGTGGTCCAATTGGTCTGAATGCAGCGTTAGCTGTGGCACAGGCTATTCCAATCGCAGTAGATATGTCATTACTGAGCCCAGGAATGGTGGCCAGCCGTGCCCGAAGCGCAAGGTGAAGGTACGCCGTTGCACAATGGCTGATTGCTGA
- the LOC129246439 gene encoding protein teflon, with protein MGSAVNELSDFSNTGLVKCGEIVTSAKQNNFLFRCAQCNEMFSQMAIFTRHLQWEHQGNVLPNSSQKLQVISTYTMEELLSNENGAMDTGDNELSLEDINGLITDEDDDTGIDSDVELENEIKELLTSIATTTSLNGYETEYSENDSGVESRNNTNENPSEPDLRVTSNTKKNQVASVDEELEKTWKNLQDNINTKQSETGIRNDETENKSEFDIKDNSNENHNSCLGYDKNACESTDDCKHVNYGKLKIKKTTKVADDNQSSDCKQRHNLKIFVKTQTKSNLQIEEKATLKSHLKIKDSCINKQFLFKCEDIKSNSEVVSLTDVESSDIDEAGKPHDQRDILPGRDIRNCPIGVSDVAMHDAETYTTLDRCEPYVIAEVDVELAEIKFSEEEISQMKKVMPEMTLATLKETECELGTPTTQYLSSYQKEYLDFNASEMKSVASGEHAIAQAGENENPLDLSFDKSSQLSNIQSEAISEFLNSVDHRETTTKLITEQVDKLLTHPSTFIDNPIRQSTIDCSQLQRSDSIDGLQLPPFSKFFKNTANTLKNTNGFLAQSTPKQKHVNRMPERGSPLRPCGRLNMNENCTSVSTQISSANFTHSNENNDFKSSIQLKLMKRLSLAKKKENKSKKRKTEVDVAKTDTTASNSGKKMGLEILSVDIIAPAEQTLNTENILCNGIASTAEAQTQIKKVNNFESVFVRQDVNNICKMDTYMSMPHAAADSTSGPPTTPINVIDYTPEDTLNQLKLEAIADENKLLDSLMQNSFNITAPLNVDIQKSLLVEENSSLDESMLSNGIDEEKLNSLLLRSIGLKIITHPNAEDGLKLEHLEAMRAKASMFAKIYADFKYLWKFSKGIKSYEKLELDFSRLMHRLNEHYRLELSITQTKRIVNLVSMWYMDTYHKWFIEKKSALNVIYYLNLFSFLPKTARRIIYCEECPRYFLSRRKYFSHRQKHIRMQSSCPYCQTIFTDRATQLIHTKVCTIFKCVECGCKFENAASLEYHLRTKHLLQCETCGQLCANAVDLDWHEHQYPTICGLCNRFFDSVAELQKHRQDSFHWDYTCRICEIFAPTATQMKQHLSICNGR; from the exons ATGGGAAGTGCAGTAAATGAATTGAGTGATTTTAGCAATACAGGATTGGTGAAATGCGGGGAAATCGTTACGTCtgcaaagcaaaataattttttgttcagatGTGCTCAGTGCAACGAAATGTTTTCTCAAATGGCTATTTTTACACGGCATCTTCAATGGGAACATCAAGGGAACGTATTACCCAACAGTTCACAAAAGCTACAAGTAATAAGCACTTACACCATGGAGGAGCTGCTGAGTAATGAAAATGGCGCTATGGACACCGGCGATAATGAGCTAAGTCTGGAAGATATCAACGGATTGATTACGGATGAGGATGATGATACAGGAATAGATAGTGATGTGGAATTAGAAAACGAGATAAAAGAACTACTGACTAGTATTGCTACTACTACCTCGTTAAATGGATATGAAACGGAGTATTCTGAAAATGATTCTGGCGTTGAAAGCAGAAATAATACAAATGAAAATCCAAGTGAACCTGATCTGAGAGTTACAAGCAATACCAAAAAGAACCAGGTAGCCAGTGTTGATGAAGAGTTAGAGAAAACTTGGAAGAATCTACAAGATAATATAAACACCAAACAATCCGAAACTGGAATAAGAAATGATGAAACGGAAaataaatctgaatttgatatcaAAGATAACAGCAATGAAAATCATAATTCATGTCTTGGATATGACAAAAATGCATGTGAGTCAACGGATGACTGTAAACACGTAAACTatggtaaattaaaaattaagaaaacaactAAAGTAGCAGATGACAATCAAAGCAGTGACTGTAAGCAACgtcataatttgaaaatttttgttaaaactcAAACGAAAAGTAATCTGCAAATAGAAGAAAAAGCCACTTTGAAGAGTCACCTTAAAATAAAAGACAGTtgcataaataaacaatttctaTTCAAATGCGAGGATATAAAGAGCAATTCTGAAGTAGTCTCTCTGACAGATGTAGAATCCTCAGATATTGATGAAGCAGGAAAACCACACGACCAGCGGGATATTTTACCCGGTAGAGATATTAGAAATTGCCCAATTGGGGTTAGTGACGTAGCGATGCATGATGCAGAAACTTACACAACACTTGATCGATGTGAGCCTTACGTAATAGCAGAGGTCGACGTTGAATTggcagaaataaaattttccgaAGAAGAAATCAGTCAGATGAAAAAGGTTATGCCCGAAATGACGCTGGCCACTCTTAAAGAAACTGAATGCGAGTTAGGAACTCCAACAACACAATATTTGAGTAGTTATCAAAAGGAGTATCTTGACTTTAATGCGTCTGAAATGAAAAGCGTTGCATCAGGCGAACATGCTATTGCACAAGCAGGCGAAAATGAGAATCCCCTTGATCTTAGTTTTGATAAGTCCTCACAGCTAAGTAATATACAATCGGAGGCAATTTCAGAATTCTTAAATAGCGTTGATCATCGCGAAACTACGACCAAGCTAATCACTGAACAAGTTGATAAGTTATTAACACATCCGTCGACCTTTATTGATAACCCAATTCGTCAGTCGACAATTGATTGCAGCCAGTTACAACGTTCCGACAGCATTGACGGCCTTCAGTTAccaccattttcaaaattttttaaaaacacagcAAATACTTTGAAGAATACTAATGGGTTTTTAGCGCAGTcaacaccaaaacaaaaacatgtaaaTCGTATGCCAGAAAGAGGAAGCCCATTACGGCCGTGTGGAAGACTAAATATGAATGAAAACTGTACATCCGTATCTACAcaaatcagttctgcaaattTTACACACTCAAATGAAAATAATGACTTCAAAAGTTCTATTCAACTCAAACTAATGAAGCGATTATCACTGgcgaagaaaaaggaaaataaatcaaagaaaCGGAAAACTGAAGTTGACGTTGCCAAAACTGATACCACAGCAAGCAATTCCGGCAAAAAAATGGGATTAGAAATATTGAGCGTTGATATCATTGCGCCAGCAGAACAAACTTTGAATACTGAAAATATACTCTGTAACGGTATTGCATCAACTGCCGAAGcccaaacacaaataaaaaaagtcaataatTTCGAGTCTGTTTTTGTAAGGCAAGATGTAAACAATATATGTAAAATGGATACATATATGAGCATGCCCCACGCTGCCGCCGATAGCACAAGCGGACCACCTACGACGCCTATAAATGTTATTGACTATACGCCAGAAGATACGCTAAATCAGTTGAAATTAGAAGCAATTGccgatgaaaataaattattagatTCACTAATG caaaatagttttaatattaCGGCTCCATTGAACGTTGATATACAAAAG TCACTGCTGGTCGAGGAAAACAGTTCGTTAGATGAAAGCATGCTCTCTAACGGT attgACGAAGAAAAGTTAAACTCTCTGCTGCTTCGGTCGATTGGA TTAAAAATCATTACTCATCCCAACGCGGAAGACGGATTGAAATTGGAACACTTGGAAGCAATGCGTGCCAAGGCAAGTATGTTTGCAAAAATATACGCTGACTTTAAGTACCTCTGGAAATTTAGTAAAGGAATTAAAAGCTATGAAAAATTGGAACTGGATTTCAGTAGATTAATGCATCGCTTAAACGAGCACTATAGACTGGAGCTATCGATTACGCAGACAAAGCGCATTGTTAATCTGGTTTCTATGTGGTACATGGACACCTATCACAAGTGGTTTATTGAGAAGAAATCTGCATTAAATGTGATCTATTATTTGAACCTCTTCAGCTTCCTACCAAAGACTGCACGGCGCATTATCTACTGTGAAGAGTGTCCACGATATTTTCTTTCCCGACGTAAATACTTTTCTCATCGACAAAAACATATTCGCATGCAATCCTCTTGCCCCTACTGCCAAACAATCTTTACCGATCGCGCAACACAGCTAATACATACCAAAGTGTGCACCATATTCAAATGCGTAGAATGTGGCTgtaaatttgaaaatgctgcCAGTTTGGAGTATCATCTGCGCACCAAGCATTTGCTGCAATGCGAGACATGCGGCCAATTGTGCGCTAATGCGGTAGATTTAGACTGGCATGAACATCAGTATCCGACAATTTGTGGCTTATGCAACCGATTCTTCGACTCAGTGGCAGAATTACAAAAACATCGCCAAGATTCGTTTCACTGGGACTACACCTGTCGAATATGTGAAATTTTCGCGCCCACTGCAACTCAAATGAAACAGCACCTGTCCATTTGTAATGGTAGATAA